The DNA window AGTCGATCCTTTTTCTTGTTGGCACCGCAGTATTTGTCTGGATCTCCCGGCACTCACTGCTCAAGCCGCTTTCGCATGGTTTCTACAGGTTTATTGCATGGGAATGCATGCTTGTGCTGGCACTGCTCAATTTCCCAATGCGAACGTTTGAGACCATCATCCTGCGTCAGGCCACATCATGGATGCTGATAATGGCCTCCCTCATCCTTGCAGTACATGCCGTCAGCCTGCTGAGCAGTAGGGGCCGCCCCAACGAAGACCGGTCCGACCCGGAACTGCTGTCATTCGAAAAAACGTCGACCCTTGTTACAACGGGCGCCTATCGCTACATCCGACACCCCATGTACGCGGCCCTGCTCTTTCTTGCCTGGGGTGCTTTCCTGAAGGATATTTCTTTGCTCAGCATTGCACTAGTGGTCGTAGCGAGCATTGCCATCTTCTTTGCCGCACTTCGCGAAGAAGCCGAGTGCAGGGAATACTTCGGCGCGCCCTACGTCGAATACTTAAAAAGAAGCAAGCGCTTCATCCCCTTTCTGTTCTGATAAAAGGAGAGTGTCTAACCATTTTTTAGTTGGGCTCACAGCAACCTTTAAAATTCACCTATCATTTCTTCCTGAAAATATCGGGTTTCGCCTGGGCTCTATCCAGGCTGCAGAACCAATTTTCTATATAGGGCTCTTCCTTTTTTTGATTAATCAGCCTCAATAAGCTACATTTTTATTATGTGTGGTCCTTTTACAATGACAGTCAGCACCGCCCATATCTTTGAGAGATTTCATGTTTCTC is part of the Deltaproteobacteria bacterium genome and encodes:
- a CDS encoding isoprenylcysteine carboxylmethyltransferase family protein, encoding MNMNESILFLVGTAVFVWISRHSLLKPLSHGFYRFIAWECMLVLALLNFPMRTFETIILRQATSWMLIMASLILAVHAVSLLSSRGRPNEDRSDPELLSFEKTSTLVTTGAYRYIRHPMYAALLFLAWGAFLKDISLLSIALVVVASIAIFFAALREEAECREYFGAPYVEYLKRSKRFIPFLF